In the Hyla sarda isolate aHylSar1 chromosome 9, aHylSar1.hap1, whole genome shotgun sequence genome, GTGACAGTCGGGgtcactcttcttgtcttgataCAGGGGCttctcgcaacatgtggataaagacttgattgatgcgttcACAGGGCGcattcccctgggggtggtaagcagtagtccggagattcttgcaggcatgaaattgacacagctcttggaagagttgggcctcgaaggcctttccacggtccgttaggacagactccagacacccaagggtttgcacccaatgggAGTAGagcatctgggccgctgtctcggctgtgagatctttaacgggtacaacgacaacccattttGAGTAGTgacccaccatggtgagagcataagtaaacccagaccaggtaggagacaacttgacatggtctagtgcGACCAACTGgtcaggcctttcactctggatgggatGGAGGAGTGCTTTGGCATCCTTGCGCACATTTTTGATGAcgttacagactgcacattcactgcaaCATTTCTTAATGTCGCTCCTCATTCCGATCTATAacaacagaagaagaaaaaaaggaagaGTTTACACAATGCCACttgaataaaatgtaacttttattataattGTATTAAATATAAACCAACTGGATACTAAAAATTGGAGGACCTCAGAGCATAGGCCGAGCAACTATACAGGGAGCATAACACACCACAGATATTCGGGAGCACTGACAATCTCAAAATGAACTAAGTAAAATGTCACTCCTGTGCATGGAGAATACCTTACCTACCCCTCCTCAACATAAAGTGCAAACTGCTACCTAACATGGAGGCATATGGCATTCTATAATAAGAAAGTGCCTGGCTAGACATACATAATAGCAATAAAGTGCATAGTATTGTCAACAATCTCTATATAAAGGATTTGAAGTGCTAATGTCTCACCCATTCGTGTGCTGCTCCACCGTCCCCAACGCCGTTTCGTAACCTTTCTCAAGGGGGCCGTTGCTCATTCCGATCTAGTAGAATCTGCTCATGACTGTAGCTtccgtcttgtggactccaaagtgtcccaaatgatcatggtatgcgttgaggaccatcgccgcgtctcttcggggaacgagaatctgatgaagtcgatcaccagagaccggatccaaagaattttggcACGACAGTCCCTTCTGCACAAACAGTTGCTTCCTCTGTtgccacagacgtttcagctcgtagtcacactgggcccggcgtagacaGGTTGGTACCTTCTTCACCagcaggtagtccaacagatcccccatgactcgactttcgtcttgaagagtcttccaggtgtataggtcttcttgaaCCTTTTCAGACCTGGGTTCGCCGTCCCCGAGGGTGGTCACAACATTTTGATTCACGAACCGTTGATAAAATAAGGGCATCTCCACTgcttcccacacgtcttcgacagggGGTTCTTCACTGGGGATCATCCGAGACAGagcatcggcattgacattcaaCTTGCCGctcctgtacttgatggtgaaactataGTTGGCTGATTTTGAAGCCCAACGTTGTTCGGTGGCACGCAACTTGGccgtgttcaggtgggccaacagggtattatctgtgtagactgtaaatggcgtggcagtcaagtagtctttgaacttttcagtCATGCCTTATACCAAAGCGAAAAGTTCTAATTTGAATGAGCTGTCGTTTGCATCGTGCTTCTCGGCTCCTGGCAGGTTGCGACTGGCATAGACAACAACTCGCTCctgcccttcctggacttgggacaagaCGGCTCCCAGACCTTTGAAACTGGCATCGGTATACAGCCGGAACGGCcaactgtagtctggatacgccaggatgggtgggTCTGTCAGCAGCCATTTTTAGAGCtcagaacgctgtctcttgctctttgaCCCATTCAACAGGgtgtcttccattgtagttctccttcgccatacccaagagctgtgaggggttctgcaatctgggcgaggTGGGGAATGAAGCTGCGGTAGTAGCCGGAATAtgacaggaagctcctgacatcttttacCGTACGtggggtaggccagtccttgacaacttccaccttttcaagattgggctggactccctcggcgctgacaacatgacataggtagtgtacctgaggtttaagtaagtgacactttgatggcttgatcttcagcccatgctcgATCAGGAcatggaagacgtctgacagatgactgagatgctcctggtaggacttggaacacacaatgacatcatccaggtacaataggacactttccgatggcccaggcacctttccatcaggcGTTGAAACATAGCAGGACATACTTTTTAACTCAAACAGTCTCATGAGAGTCACAAAGTCGGTCTTCTCCAGGTCTTCcagggccatgggcacttgccaatatccactggttaagtccagggtggggAAATAAGCAGCAGACCTGAGAGCTGTGAGTGACCCCTCAATCCTTGGcagaggataagcgtccttatgtgtgacattgttcagcttcctgtagtcgacacagaagcggatggttccgtcttttttcttgaccaggacaagtggcgctgCCCGGGGACTTTGACTTTCCATGATGACATCTGCATCTTTTGTGTcgtccagcatcttcttgacagtctgatacatgcctgacaCGACCGGgcagtgtctttccttgataggtgggctgttgCCTGTGAGGATTCATGTTTGATCATGGACGTATGCCCaaaatctgtggggtgtttgctaaaagcttcatggtaccttttggcgacattgatgactcccttgacttgatctcttggggtagtgtcgtctccaacttggagttgtgcccaccagggcacGGGAGGACTCGTACTGGATCCTTCAGGCACTGGCACCAAGGCATTGGGCTGCACGCTATCGGGCCACCATACATTCCGTTAAGATGTCCTTTGACTCCATGCATGGGATACAACTGGGCTACTGGGGTGTATTTAGGTAACACAGTAGCAACATCAGACAAGTTGACCAACCGGACTGGAACTCTCCTGTTGGTAACAGTGACAAGGCTCTTCGCAGCTCGGACAAGAGTGTGGTCTTCTAGTTGCAgaggctccagcagggcttgataatctctattcttgactctgggatgtgcacgacaccagatgatagtttccatgttgggttgtaaggtcaccgacctgatgtcttgaactcgtactctgcagatttcaccttgcttattggcaaacttctgctccgcctgtaggACTTTAAGGTGGTGCCGTGCAGcctgctggcctgaaggggacatatggagaagagaggcatgcaaggcatctaatatatcagcaaaacatttttcatgatgttcatccccaatatgaactcagcagaccccttatctgtcacattagttaccaTCACTCCCTGTCCGGTAAGTACACGTTCACCCAATTGAAtgattggctcccagtatccatgtctgcgGACTGGTTGCCCACTGCCTGCAACTACTTGgaaattaacatcatcaggctcatacaataaactagcatcccaatgctgatagaaaacacgtttaggtatggtagacacttgtgaccctgtatctattaatGCCTCTAAATTTACACCTTCTACAATGACTGTCAcgtaggggcaggaggcgacataacgCAAGAGTTCTAACTTAGTTCTGACCGGTCCTTTACCCCAGTGGGAATTCCGTTTAAACCCCGGCAGGGCATTATCCGGTGGCTGGACTTGTTACAGTAAGTACAGAAGCGTCTATTACTCCCAGAATACCTAGCGGGTGAAGGAGTACGGTAACTGGTATTTCATGGGACAGGAGCAGAAGGTTATTTTCTAGGCAAAGATTGCTCACGGGAGAGTGGAGCAGGCCAGGTGGCGATCTCCTTGATAGCCATGGTCAATTGTTTAATGTCTTATTTAATACACTTTAGATCTGAATCTGTAGTGACTGACAAGGTTGCTTGGACTGTGGTGACTGGCAAAGTGGATGACACTGGAGGCGGGGgctggtggtataggtctggctaccgcccctagtggctcttggactggtgtaaggggtgtacaaacttcctctaGCTCAGTCcgggactcaatcacttggatagccagtcttttgaaagcggggaatgacgtgttggggttttggaccgctaacattctcagctgggctttgtcccatttgttgagggccccatcaataaatctgtccattaacaccttgttgccctgctagggggttgtacatctaatttttgaacagtctctatggcattctgtagggctatggCATACGCTCTCAAGgtttcacctggcttttgtcgcctttcatacggCTGGAGACGTACCTccgatggagaatgtgactcaaatacctggtacagtctttCAAAGATCTGCTCCGCTGTCGCCTTATCagatgctggccaggtgcggacttcctctagtgccAGTCCCTGGAGTTGTTCTGTTAacagttgcacctgttggttaggagggaaagagtaaaagacaaacaagctctgGATTCTCTCTTTGAAATTGCTCAGGGTGAAGggatctccattgtaggtagggaggacaggattCCCCATGAATACCAGTGCAGACGTTGAAACACCAGGTCTCTTGGTGTGTGCTGGAGGCAAGGGGGGTAGGACCCTGGCTTTTCGAGGAGGTGATGACcttgctgctggagatgaaggggcgctgtcgcctggttgatctggagagctgggttctgacatctttttgaattttgagtgcgctgtcgctttaagaagaataaggtgctttcccctttaagataattgctgaagtgctgcagcggcttAGACTTGTCtaatgggggtactgtaatggatgctccccctctattttgcaggcacccggtAGCAATTTGCCTTACGACCAGACTTGCGGACACTAGTGGGTTAAGGCTGATAGTTACCGGCACTGGAGACTTCATACTGAtaatcgttggtgtttgcagagtctgcgctgcggcAGGTGCTTGATAGAAGACAGCAGAGCCGGACGTAGCCgccggaacctccaatatggctgcgcccagggaacttcttgttttggtccggtcggcaaagtcttcccctatgcaacacagggcggctctttggttTCTCCTCGCTGTGCTGAAGAggtgtcaccgctggggactACTCCACTGTAGCAAACAACAgtctttccctcccctccccctcaattTCACAAGCGTCAcgagtaaaacacttttcacttgCAAAGTCcaatacactttctggcgcaaacttcatttgcatcggcatgcgatttttgcagacaatactggacacagttcagactagggtgaAGGACTtctggcataaggcgcacacccgtatcctgtttgtgatttGAAAAATTGTGGTAATAGCGGGGTGTgttgtgcagggcagatgttactaCCCTATGGGCAGATGGGATTAACTCCTTGTGTTCGTAAcggcaagttacggaacaacggtaacgttactgagggtagacagttgttacagtctatgcagtacagccagggcccaaggaggtggccagtgacacagagacctcacaggattgctgggacttgtagtggatgggAGAAttaagtgcaggccacgctggatagacagaagacttgactgacagggctatgactttagcttactgtgcacttgacttgtggctgcaggacttgacttgaggcctccaatgttctggatTCAAACACTAAGACGACTTGACTGGACTGGACCTCATGAACCAGGGAGAAgccccacccagggcttatatgggggagactagcagggagcccataggtcacctttggggtcagctgatcactagtacctcctgagtaacaatcacatggtaaattTATTAAAGCTACTATAACCAATAAAATATACAACTTATATACATGGGTGATGCAACTGCAGGGGGCTCTGGGGACacggagggacactgcctgacagggcaggaaggtacgggaaacaccatcccatactgggccaccacacttttATGGGAATTCTGGCAAATCAGGCTATTTCTACTGAGCAAAGGGCAAAACCAACTCAAAATACAATGAGTTACATGGGACTGACAGCACATACAGAGCTCCTCCCTCACACTTCGATGAGTTACATGGGACTGACAGCACATACAGAGCTCCTGCCTCACACTACGATGAGTTACATGGGACTGACACCTCATACAGAGTTCCTCCCTCACACTACGATGAGTTACATGGGACTGACACCTCATACAGAGTTCCTCCCTCACACTACGATGAGTTACATGGGACTGACACCTCATACAGAGCTCCTGCTTCACACTTCGATGAGTTACATGGGACTGACACCTCATACAGAGCTCCTGCCTCACACTTCGATGAGTTACATGGGACTGACACCTCATACAGAGCTCCTCCCTCACACTACGATGAGTTACATGGGACTGACACCTCATACAGAGCTCCTGCCTCACACTTCGATGAGTTACATGGGACTGACACCTCATACAGAGCTCCTCCCTCACACTACGATGAGTTACATGGGACTGACACCTCATACAGAGTTCCTCCCTCACACTACGATGAGTTACATGGGACTGACACCTCATACAGAGCTCCTGCCTCACACTTCGATGAGTTACATGGGACTGACACCTCATACAGAGCTCCTGCCTCACACTTCGATGAGTTACATGGGACTGACACCTCATACAGAGCTCCTGCCTCACACTTCGATGAGTTACATGGGACTGACACCTCATACAGAGCTCCTGCCTCACACTTCGATGAGTTACATGGGACTGACAGCTCATACAGAGCTCCTGCCTCACACTTCGAGGAGTTACATGGGACTGACACCTCATACAGAGCTCCTGCCTCACACTTCGATGAGTTACATGGGACTGACACCTCATACAGAGCTCCTGCCTCACACTTCGATGAGTTACATGGGACTGACACCTCATACAGAGCTCCTGCCTCACACTTCGATGAGTTACATGGGACTGACACCTCATACAGAGTTCCTCCCTCACACTACGATGAGTTACATGGGACTGACACCTCATACAGAGCTCCTGCCTCACACTTCGATGAGTTACATGGGACTGACACCTCATACAGAGCTCCTCCCTCACACTTCGATGAGTTACATGGGACTGACACCTCATACAGAGCTCCTGCCTCACACTTCGATGAGTTACATGGGACTGACACCTCATACAGAGCTCCTGCCTCACACTTCGATGAGTTACATGGGACTGACACCTCATACAGAGCTCCTGCCTCACACTTCGATGAGTTACATGGGACTGACACCTCATACAGAGCTCCTGCCTCACACTTCGATGAGTTACATGGGACTGACAGCTCATACAGAGCTCCTGCCTCACACTTCGAGGAGTTACATGGGACTGACACCTCATACAGAGCTCCTGCCTCACACTTCGATGAGTTACATGGGACTGACACCTCATACAGAGCTCCTGCCTCACACTTCGATGAGTTACATGGGACTGACACCTCATACAGAGCTCCTGCCTCACACTTCGATGAGTTACATGGGACTGACACCTCATACAGAGCTCCTGCCTCACACTTCGATGAGTTACATGGGACTGACAGCTCATACAGAGCTCCTGCCTCACACTTCGAGGAGTTACATGGGACTGACACCTCATACAGAGCTCCTGCCTCACACTTCGATGAGTTACATGGGACTGACACCTCATACAGAGCTCCTGCCTCACACTTCGATGAGTTACATGGGACTGACACCTCATACAGAGCTCCTGCCTCACACTTCGAGGAGTTACATGGGACTGACACCTCATACAGAGCTCCTGCCTCACACTTCGATGAGTTACATGGGACTGACACCTCATACAGAGCTCCTGCCTCACACTTCGATGAGTTACATGGGACTGACACCTCATACAGAGCTCCTGCCTCACATTTCGATGAGTTACATGGGACTGACACCTCATACAGAGCTCCTGCCTCACACTTCGATGAGTTACATGGGACTGACACCTCATACAGAGCTCCTGCCTCACACTTCGATGAGTTACATGGGACTGACACCTCATACAGAGCTCCTGCCTCACACTTCGATGAGTTACATGGGACTGACACCTCATACAGAGCTCCTGCCTCACACTTCGATGAGTTACATGGGACTGACACCTCATACAGAGCTCCTGCCTCACACTTCGATGAGTTACATGGGACTGACACCTCATACAGAGCTCCTGCCTCACACTTCGATGAGTTACATGGGACTGACACCTCATACAGAGCTCCTGCCTCACACTTCGATGAGTTACATGGGACTGACACCTCATACAGAGCTCCTGCCTCACACTTCGATGAGTTACATGGGACTGACAGCTCATACAGAGTTCCTGCCTCACACTTCGATGAGTTACATGGGACTGACACCTCATACAGAGTTCCTGCCTCACACTTCGATGAGTTACATGGGACTGACACCTCATACAGAGCTCCTGCCTCACACTTCGAGGAGTTACATGGGACTGACACCTCATACAGAGCTCCTGCCTCACACTTCGATGAGTTACATGGGACTGACACCTCATACAGAGCTCCTGCCCTCTTATATGTGGCCACCACTAGAAGGCTTTGCAGTGGGAATGTTATATGGTCTCTGAAGAACCATTTAGCAGGATTAGGATGTCTTTGTTACACTGTGACATTCTGTGACATTGTGTTAAAGTGATCTCAGTAGGGAGAGAATATGAGACACTGTACATAGTAACCGTATcctgagagacacacacacaggccGGGCGAGACCGTCACCGGGAGGAGAAGAAAGAGACAGACTAATGTGACCAAGGAGATAAGAGCCGTCTGCACAAGATATACAACGGGATTCCCAGATAGGTAAGAAGACGGTAATAAATAGTGAATATTGTCACAGAATCATCCATGTCCTCATCAATATCAGTCTAGTTATCTATCTGTATcattcatagactgtaatctcttgtgatcaggaccctcactcctcatagactgtaatctcttgtgatcaggaccctcactcctcatagactgtaagctcttgtgatcaggaccctcactcctcatagactgtaatctcttgtgatcaggaccctcactcctcatagactgtaatctcttgtgatcaggatcctcactcctcatagactgtaatctcctgtgatcaggatcctcactcctcatagactgtaatctcttgtgatcaggaccctcattccccatagactgtaatctcttgtgatcaggaccctcactcctcatagactgtaatctcctgtgatcagggtcctcactcctcatagactgtaatctcttgtgatcaggaccctcactcctcatagactgtaatctcttgtgatcaggaccctcactcctcatagactgtaatctcatgtgatcaggaccctcactcctcatagactgtaatctcttgtgatcaggaccctcactcctcatagactgtaatctcttgtgatcagggtcctcactcctcatagactgtaatctcttgtgatccggaccctcactcctcatagactgtaatctcttgtgatcaggatcctcactcctcatagactgtaatatcttgtgatcaggatcctcactcctcatagactgtaatatcttgtgatcaggaccctcactcctcatagactgtaagctcttgtgatcaggatcctcactcctcatagactgtaatctcttgtgatcaggaccctcactcctcatagactgtaatctcttgtgatcaggaccctcactcctcatagactgtaatctcttgtgatcaggatcctcactcctcatagactgtaatctcttgtgatcaggatcctcactcctcatagactgtaatctcttgtgatcaggaccctcactcctcatagactgtaatatcttgtgatcaggaccctcactcctcatagactgtaatctcttgtgatcaggaccctcactcctcatagactgtaatctcttgtgatcaggaccctcactcctcatagactgtaatctcttgtgatcaggaccctcactcctcatagactgtaatctcttgtgatcagggtcctcactcctcatagactgtaatctcttgtgatcaggatcctcactcctcatagactgtaatctcttgtgatcaggatcctcactcctcatagactgtaatctcttgtgatcaggaccctcactcctcatagactgtaatatcttgtgatcaggaccctcactcctcatagactgtaatctcttgtgatcaggaccctcactcctcatagactgtaatctcttgtgatcaggaccctcactcctcatagactgtaatctcttgtgatcagggtcctcactcctcatagactgtaatctcttgtgatcaggatcctcactcctcatagactgtaatctcttgtgatcaggatcctcactcctcatagactgtaatctcttgtgatcagggtcctcactcctcatagactgtaatctcttgtgatcagggtcctcactcctcatagactgtaatatcttgtgatcaggatcctcactcctcatagactgtaatctcttgtgatccggaccctcactcctcatagactgtaatctcttgtgatcaggatcctcactcctcatagactgtaatctcttgtgatcaggaccctcactcctcatagactgtaatatcttgtgatcagggtcctcactcctcatagactgtaatctcttgtgatcaggatcctcactcctcatagactgtaatatcttgtgatcaggaccctcactcctcatagactgtaatctcttgtgatcaggaccctcactcctcatagactgtaatctcttgtgatcaggatcctcactcctcatagactgtaatctcttgtgatcaggaccctcactcctcatagactgtaatctcttgtgatcaggaccctcactcctcatagactgtaatctcttgtgatcaggatcctcactcctcatagactgtaatctctcgtgatcaggaccctcactcctcatagactgtaatctcttgtgatcaggatcctcactcctcatagactgtaatctctcgtgatcagggtcctcactcctcatagactgtaatctcttgtgatcaggatcctcactcctcatagactgtaatctcttgtgatcaggaccctcactcctcatagactgtaatctcttgtgatcaggatcctcactcctcatagactgtaatctcttgtgatcaggatcctcactcctcatagactgtaatctcttgtgatcagggtcctcactcctcatagactgtaatctcttgtgatcaggaccctcactcctcatagactgtaatctcttgtgatcagggtcctcactcctcatagactgtaatctcttgtgatcaggatcctcactcctcatagactgtaatctcttgtgatcaggaccctcactcctcatagactgtaatctcttgtgatcaggaccctcactcctcatagactgtaatctcttgtgatcaggaccctcactcctcatagactgtaatctcttgtgatcaggatcctcactcctcatagactgtaatctcttgtgatcaggaccctcactcctcatagactgtaatctcttgtgatcaggatcctcactcctcatagactgtaaactcttgtgatcagggtcctcactcctcatagactgtaatctcttgtgatcaggatcctcactcctcatagactgtaatctcttgtgatcagggtcctcactcctcatagactgtaatctcttgtgatcaggatcctcactcctcatagaatgtaatctcttgtgatcaggactctcactcctcatagactgtaatctcttgtgatcaggaccctcactcctcatagactgtaatctcttgtgatcaggatcctcactcctcatagactgtaatctcttgtgatcaggaccctcactcctcatagactgtaatctcttgtgatcaggaccctcactcctcatagactgtaatctcgtgatcaggaccctcactcctcatagactgtaatctcatgtgatcagggtcctcactcatcatagactgtaatctcttgtgatcaggaccctatctcctcatagactgtaatctcttgtgatcaggaccctcactcctcatagactgtaatctcttgtgatcaggatcctcactcctcatagactgtaaactcttgtgatcagggtcctcactcctcatagactgcaatctcttgtgatcaggatcctcactcctcatagactgtaatctcttgtgatcaggatcctcactcctcatagactgtaatctcttgtgatcaggaccctcactcctcatagactgtaatctcttgtgatcaggaccctcactcctcatagactgtaatctcgtgatcaggaccctcactcctcatagactgtaatctcttgtgatcaggaccctcactcctcatagactgtaatctcttgtgatcaggatcctcactcctcatagactgtaatctcttgtgatcaggaccctcactcctcatagactgtaatctcttgtgatcaggatcctcactcctcatagactgtaatctcttgtgatcagggtcctcactcctcatagactgtaatctcttgtgatcaggaccctcactcctcatagactgtaatctcgtgatcaggaccctcactcctcatagactgtaatctcttgtgatcaggatcctcactcctcatagactgtaagctcatgtgatcaggaccctcactcctcatagactgtaatctcgtgatcaggaccctcactcctcatagactgtaatctctcgtgatcaggaccctcactcctcatagactgtgagctcttgtgatcaggaccctcactcctcatagactgtaatctcttgtgatcaggaccctcactcctcatagactgtaatctcttgtaatcaggaccctcactcctcatagactgtaatctcttgtgatcaggaccctcactcctcatagactgtaatctcttgtgatcaggaccctcactcctcatagactgtaatctcttgtgatcaggatcctcactcctcatagactgtaatctcttgtgatcaggaccctcactcctcatagactgtaatctcttgtgatcaggaccctcactcctcatagactgtaatctcttgtgatcaggaccctcac is a window encoding:
- the LOC130292026 gene encoding ice-structuring glycoprotein-like is translated as MSFDSMHGIQLGYWGVFRSESVVTDKVAWTVVTGKVDDTGGGGWWAMAYALKVSPGFCRLSYGWRRTSDGECDSNTWYSLSKICSAVALSDAGQGKTNSKYNELHGTDSTYRAPPSHFDELHGTDSTYRAPASHYDELHGTDTSYRVPPSHYDELHGTDTSYRVPPSHYDELHGTDTSYRAPASHFDELHGTDTSYRAPASHFDELHGTDTSYRAPPSHYDELHGTDTSYRAPASHFDELHGTDTSYRAPPSHYDELHGTDTSYRVPPSHYDELHGTDTSYRAPASHFDELHGTDTSYRAPASHFDELHGTDTSYRAPASHFDELHGTDTSYRAPASHFDELHGTDSSYRAPASHFEELHGTDTSYRAPASHFDELHGTDTSYRAPASHFDELHGTDTSYRAPASHFDELHGTDTSYRVPPSHYDELHGTDTSYRAPASHFDELHGTDTSYRAPPSHFDELHGTDTSYRAPASHFDELHGTDTSYRAPASHFDELHGTDTSYRAPASHFDELHGTDTSYRAPASHFDELHGTDSSYRAPASHFEELHGTDTSYRAPASHFDELHGTDTSYRAPASHFDELHGTDTSYRAPASHFDELHGTDTSYRAPASHFDELHGTDSSYRAPASHFEELHGTDTSYRAPASHFDELHGTDTSYRAPASHFDELHGTDTSYRAPASHFEELHGTDTSYRAPASHFDELHGTDTSYRAPASHFDELHGTDTSYRAPASHFDELHGTDTSYRAPASHFDELHGTDTSYRAPASHFDELHGTDTSYRAPASHFDELHGTDTSYRAPASHFDELHGTDTSYRAPASHFDELHGTDTSYRAPASHFDELHGTDTSYRAPASHFDELHGTDTSYRAPASHFDELHGTDSSYRVPASHFDELHGTDTSYRVPASHFDELHGTDTSYRAPASHFEELHGTDTSYRAPASHFDELHGTDTSYRAPALLYVATTRRLCSGNVIWSLKNHLAGLGCLCYTVTFCDIVLK